A genomic region of Candidatus Delongbacteria bacterium contains the following coding sequences:
- a CDS encoding type II toxin-antitoxin system RelE/ParE family toxin — translation MIVSFKCQRTKELAGGKAVRAFAAFELIARRKLRQLEIAAKLDDLRIPPGNRLEALKGNRRGQYSIRINDQFRICFRWTANGAVDVEIVDYH, via the coding sequence ATGATCGTTTCCTTCAAATGCCAGAGGACCAAGGAGCTGGCTGGAGGCAAGGCTGTCAGGGCCTTTGCCGCCTTCGAACTCATCGCCAGGCGAAAACTCCGCCAATTGGAAATCGCTGCCAAGCTGGACGACCTTCGTATTCCGCCAGGTAACAGGCTTGAGGCCTTGAAGGGAAATCGAAGGGGGCAATACAGCATCCGAATCAATGACCAGTTCCGAATTTGCTTTCGGTGGACAGCGAACGGGGCGGTGGATGTTGAGATTGTAGACTATCACTAG
- a CDS encoding HigA family addiction module antidote protein, whose protein sequence is MKTLPPVTPGELLREEFLLPMGITQYRLAKEIAVPPQRISEIISGKRSITADTDLRLCRFFGLSNGYWLRAQVAHDTEVAAATMAKTLAKITPWAGITRLS, encoded by the coding sequence ATGAAAACTCTACCGCCTGTCACTCCTGGGGAACTGTTGCGAGAAGAGTTCCTGCTTCCCATGGGAATCACGCAGTATCGGCTTGCAAAAGAGATCGCGGTTCCGCCCCAACGGATCAGTGAGATCATCAGTGGCAAGAGGAGCATCACAGCTGACACGGACTTGCGCTTGTGCCGGTTCTTTGGACTATCCAATGGGTATTGGCTGCGAGCTCAAGTGGCACACGACACAGAGGTGGCTGCTGCCACCATGGCAAAGACATTGGCGAAGATCACACCCTGGGCTGGCATCACCAGACTCTCCTGA